A segment of the Myripristis murdjan chromosome 20, fMyrMur1.1, whole genome shotgun sequence genome:
ATGTGGTttagaaatgtaaaatagttTGATTACACCTGGAGCATTAGTGCTGTACTACTGAGATGACTGCAGGACGTCCTAGCTGACAGTGTTTGTCATTTGTGTTCTCTCGCTTTGTGTTCAGGTCATGGTTGTTTAAATATGACGTAGGTATGCACTTACTATCACTCAGCGTTTCTGGTCTTGTTACGATAcggttgtgtttctgtgtctgccacgtttttgtgttctgtttctgtcatgatgttaatgttaatagCACTTTCAACACGTTGAGTGTAGGATTACAGTTTTCACTAACTAAATGTACATATGTAATGTTTTTGATGAGAAAAGATAATAAATTGAATGTTCTATCACAGCATCGGCAGCTTTTCTTGTCATCTCATACAACAGAGGAATTTTACCAGCACAGTCAAGAATTCAGGCCAAAATCTGAGTTATTTTCTCacaattgtgtttttatatctTGAAACTCTGACTATATCTGAGAATTCTacatttgtgacttcataactcaaatgttttttttttattattattacagcatCTCTCCCTGTCTCAGGATTGTGACTTTACTCAGAATCATCATGTTAAGTCACAGTTGTGAGTAACAAAGCCATAATTCTGAGCTATAAAGTTTAAATTGTCAGTAACAATTgtgaagggaaaaaatattacaattttgccttttttttttttcatttggcatGTATAGGGTTCCATAAAGTACCGTCTCATATCCAACACATCTTTTCCCTTTCCTTgattagattttgttttgtttgtttgtttgtttttcaatctgctgttcatcatctgaaagctgatTCTCTTCCCACAGcaactccctcccacccccaagAAATCAATGTCCATAAAGTAATGAGGTAGTGGCTATgacactgtgttttatttatttatttttttaccacaTAGGGTCATTAACAGTCACACATCGGTATCAGTATTTCTGGTCACACACAGTATCAGAAgtaaaacactcaaacacaataTTTTCAGCTCCTACTGTATGGCCGGAAACAAGACGACAAATGGATGAAGGCAAAAACCCGTGATTCCAAACTACATTGTCcctttttattccatttttactCTTCGTCCACATTTGTGTTGTCTTCTAGCAGAGGAGCCATTACTCCCTGTGCCACTGCCTCCATTTCTATGGAGATAAATTAATTAGATTACAGAGTAGCACTGCTATAATACTAcaatattaaattatattacagTTGCATATACGGAAGTTAGCTCAAGCCACTGTGTGAAGataattaaatatgaatttgGTAAACTTGTCACTGCTTATGATAAAAGTGGCTTTGGCCTATTACCCGTTTTAAATAGTTTTGAACAGAAATGAATTGTGCAAAGCATagcgagggaaaaaaaaccaagTCCACACATTCATCAGATACACTAACCATGAGGAGCTCGAAACTAGAGCGCAGGATTAGCTAATTAGAGTTCAGCTTTCACAAGAGCTTGCTGTAACTACAATGCAGCCATCCTAGACAGAGAAACCTTAGGGAATGCAACAGTCTCGAGTGATGGTACAGTGCTGAGTGActgcttttcttctttgtcagaTGATTAGACACCATTGTCAAGCTTTGAATGGAAACCAGGGGGGATGAAAGTAAAAGGAGGGCAATTATACAGGCTTTTGTCAATGGTTTTACATGGGAGTTATGAAAGTGAAAGGAATGATTATACCGCCTTTTGTCTGCTTTTCCGTACGAGGGTTATTGTGATGGTAATTTTCTGTGCATTGTTTTGCCCAAACAAACGTTGCTCGACGGTAATTATACAGTACATGTTACATTTGATTAGTGGGAGCAGGGCTGGATCCAAACAAACCTCCCATGCCTCTAACATGTATAGAAGTTCTACCCTGTGAGTGAACCACATTATCCAGAGTGGAAGGTGGAGAAAATTATCATCTGTTACAGTTACAATAGCATGCAGGTGAGTGTGTAACTCAGCATGACAAACCACTGTATAAACACTAATCATTGTCGGAATGGTAAACCACTGGATCACTGTAGCTTATTGACAAAATATTCAACCCTGTTAAATAAgtgagcttaaaaaaaaaaaaaaaaaaccttatgaGAAAGCATATGGAAAAACAGCCTTGGGTGCTTGTGAATATAACAAGTCTGTTTTTACTCACAGGCTCATTCCTCCGCCCTGCCTCTTAAAAGCCGAAGGCACGATGACAACTTGACAAAGCTCACACAATCACATCATCTCATATATCACatttatgtgtatgcatatatcATAAAGCCGACACTCTCTTGGTCTTGTGCGATTGTACAACCTGGAGGTTGGCATAAACTGGGCAATCTCTCCTGTGCTTGGGCTTCTTTCCCATTCTGCCATGCATGGGGATGTTCTCATAGTAGTTGGGCTGTGGGGATGTTATAAATGTTAATGTTGGCAATGTTATGTTAAGGAGTGTGGAAACTAGCGGAACAGCTGACGGATAATAAAGCACCGTGTCAAAAGGTAATAAAAGTCCCTCTAAATGAGTTGAAagcataagaaaacatgttaatgTAATACATGctcaaataatattaaaaatatcacattGTTATATTAACTGGTGATTACTGTTTCATAATGGGTGTAATATATGGTATTTCTATCAATACCAAAGTTATCACATTCTTATCCTTGTGAGTAAATACATTATCAGTCTGTATCATCAGTTGAAAATATTATATTGGACCCCTTATGAAACAAGAGTGGAGGTACACAGAGGTACTGACCACCATTTCTGCTGTTACTATCAATATAACAACCttactgtatttataattaattACACCAGCTTAAACCACTAGTACTGCTGCTATTACCACTATTAGACTATGTAAACTATTATATACTATTATTATACAATGtaactattactattattatatgttataaCTACAACTGTATTCCTAGCAATAATACTGTTCTTACCACTACATCTGTTATGACTCTATTAGTAGAGCTACTATTTCATCTGGTTTTACTCCTACTGCTGCAGTTATTTgcacacttcctgctgcagttATTTCCACACTTCCTGCTGCATGGCTGAGCTCTAGCTTCTCTGGAGGGATGCCACTCTTTGGCCTCACTTGCCCTTGCGGACTTCCCAAGGCCCTATCGACTTCGGACCACTTTAACCCAACTTCACACCCCCAGCATACCCCTCCACCCCAGGACTTGGCTCCATGGCTCTAGCCATTTAATTTTGCTATGATATGGGGCCCAGACTGTGGCTCGGGCaggtggcactagagggaaggtcatggggtcaccagcGTGAATACTGTCAAGAAATTTCATGGCAATAACACCATGCAGAATTTGAGATATGCCGCTCTGGCTATAACtgctgcctgactgactgaccgacacGGTGACAAACCCCGTTAAGTCCCCGCTTCCCAGTGGGCCCACCATAATGTTTACTGCACTAATGTGATCCAGAAATTTATTTAAcaggttttattacattttcaacctATTTAGTGGGacatttttatcacattttgacAAGCAATTACATTATCGAGCAGCCACTACATTATCAGTTACTACAAAGAATAGCATTAGTCAGATAGGCAAGCAAAAATTAATGCATCAGGGGACGTGATAATGGGATGTGATGTATCGAATAAGAGATTAATAGTAAAGTGTAATGATATTTTAATTATATGCATGTTTGAAAAGATGGCGAGGTGTCTGCTGTGGAATACACAAAAGCAGACACAATGAATAATAGAGGGCTTACCTGTCTCTGAGATGGATGCAGTTTGACTCGGTACTCCTCTCTCCTGTTCTTCTTCCTGTTGTGATTATtaagcagaagaagaaacatCCATTAACATATTATTAGGGGTGTATTGAATCTGGAGGCAACATTGGATTTATTATTAGTGCACTGCGGAAGAGTCAGGAGGTTAACATATCTCATAATCCAAATGCTTTATTGGTGCAAGATGGTATTAACTTCCTCACGTGACACTGTGAATGAAAATGCTCAACAATAAACTAACCCCTAAAATCCCCCTTTTCAACAAAATTTGTAAATAGTGATTTAAGGCGTCTGGAACTATGTCATATCATGATGGCATATGTCATCAAAAGGACGAGGGCCAATATCTGCTTTTCTTGAATATCAGATATTGGTGTATcatgttttctctttcccttaTGAAAGTGGACATTCTATAGCTCTTCTATTATTTTAGATGAATAAGAAAGAATTTctcttatgtttttatgttgcatCTACAATGTTCTCTTGTTCATTGTTTATTCAAAAAGGTCAATAACTGTGgtaatagttttcttgtttaaCTTTTGCATGGTCATTTTCAActttaaagatactgaatataggcacaaaatattggctatcagcagcttcagttaAAAACGGAATCAGTATCCGTCTTTGAAAAAACCCACATTGGTCGAACCCtggtcacagggtgtcacagatGACTCAGGTCGTTCTGGGAACACACCCTGTCGTTCACCAGCAGCTTGTCTACTTCACAGTGGATATTACTTACACTTCATATTTGTTAAAGCTGTATGAAAATGCACTATAAGATCTTACCCAAGCCGCACTGCCAGAATGAGGATGACAATGAGCAGAGTGAGCCCAGCAAGTCCAGCCCCAGTGTAAATATACATCATGTACACAGACAGGCTGAATTCACCTGGAgatgaaatgagagagaaagctaAAAGAACACAGAACCACAACagacacagagcaaaaaaaaaaaaacctagtcAAATTAGAAACAAAATAGTAGGGCTTTATCAGGAAGGATCATTGTGGTCATTCACACCTTTGAAACTTCTAATTTCAGATCCTTGTGATTGTTATAGCcacaacacacattaaaacatgcaCTAATCACTGTTCACACTTCAAACTTAGTTTACAGGCATGCTGAGGGGATGTAGTGGGAGTTGTTTGTGGTATCAGCAGGTGTAAGTTTGGGTACACACGTCACATCCTGACAAACGACAATGGcttaatacagttttttttttttttttttttttggtggtggtttTCAGTGACTTTTCCATAACTTCATCATCAATTTTTGCCTCAATTTCCATGaccaaaagaaaatattttttgagtTGCCATTGAGAAGTTATGCTTTAACACTATATATTTCAAGTCCTGTATAGAAGTCTGTCTAGAACAAATGAGTAACAGACACACCTAGATATACTTtggaattaagaaaaaaaaaaaaaaaaaagagggaaagtggTATTTACTCGCAAAATCAGTCTTCAGGAGTTGATGTGCTGCTTTAGTCAGACTTTTAGACTTTACAGAATAATGATTTTCCACAACTTTTCCTAGACAGGCCTGGAAATTGTATTTTCAAATGCACTGATTCTTTCCAGGTTTTTcctgagtgagtgtgagtgatgtgtgtgcgCTGTCCTTTCACCTGGGCTGGGTACGGTGAGCAGCACAGTTGTGGTCTGCACTCCAGCGTCGGTGCTGAAGTGACAGCGGTAGAAGCCTCCATCTTCCTCCGTCACGTCTGTGAGCTGCAGACTGACATCCAGGCTGTCGGCACAGCTCACCCTGCCCCTCTCGGTGAAATCCTCGCCCACCAGGCCCCCGTCCACCACCTTGCACATTCCTATGATGTCCCAGGGCTGACCGTGAGGCAGCCTCTCCACCACAACCTGGTAAACGGTACCATTGTGTTCGTGGTTACAGCTGATGGTAAGGTTGTCGTTCCGCTTCGCTACCACCTCTGTGTCGGCCTCAATCACCTCCGGGGTGGGGGTCTCggtgttttcattttccaatGGCTCATCTGTACACGTAGAGGAAAGAGGGCTATAGTGTGTCATGCACCTCACAAAAGAGCGGTGGCCCTTATTGATTTGGGATGATTGCCaaactgagaggaaaataattacaaacagTTAAAATTAAGGATGCATTTCAAGTGCATTGATCTACAAAAAGATAAACAGAGTGAATCACCGACTTCGGcctgaatcaatatgaaatattttgaattgAATCAGCCAAATGTTGGGTGACCTTACAGTAATACCTTCTGtatgttttcacatttcatgaAAGTCTTAAATTAATGTAAATTTATTCAATGGTAAAAAATTTTAGCTCAAAGTACCAAATCAACTTGTTGACATGACTCATGGTTTGCAATATCGAATCAACTCcttccaaaaaagaaagaaatcattcCTGGATTGAATCatcaactgaactgaattaaactgaatcaAAGGGCTGCAAAGGGGTGGGCAATTTCCAGTAAATTTacagaaactttccatgggaagcgGGGGAATTtagatcattttattttgtcataagCAGATGTGTGCAAACTaatgcaaattttaaaaatgatttttgactttgactaaTTTGCAAGTGGAACTTTAGAGTAGATCGATTATTTTATTGATCAaccaaaaaacatgaatgttgaataaaataaacttattccctattcaactgaatttgcattcaatctggttgttttaaccaggaTTATACTGCAAGATTTTTCTCAACTACATTTAAGTTCCTTGTTGTCGGTTAACCTGCAATTTTgcacatttccattttattcCCATATAGTCCCTTTCATTCCTATATATTCCCATTAACTCCCAAGGAAAGTTTCTTTGAAAATTCCCAGAGTTTTGAAGCCCTCATCCCTACTGTAAAGAAAAGCTTAATTCCAGAATTgtctcagtgaaaaaaaaaaaaaaaaaaaaaaaacacaaatcaacaaTCAgtcagacagcagagtgactgaCTGCCAGAGTGAATGCCATGTGTTTTACTTGAGTCATCGATCCGTATATTCCTGCTCCAGGAGCCTTGAGGGAAGGTCTGAACAGAGCAGTGGTAAAGGCCGACGTCCCGGTGAGTGACGTTCCTCATGGTAATGCTGCCGTCCATGGGCGTGGTCCTCAGGAACTCGATCCTCTCCCGGTAGAGGTGAGAGAAGGCCACTCCGTATTCTGGGTGGAAAACGGCTATGGGATTCTTGTCTGGTACCTTGGTCCAGGACACCATGCTGAAGTTGCCGTCCCAGGGGCACAAACATCCAAGAACCATCCCCTCCTCTAGACGAACAGTGACAGTAGCCTCTCTCTGTTGGATGGTAACTAGACAAAGCATATTGCTCTGTTCACTTCACTTATCTTGACTGAACATACCCAGAAATAACTGACTTCTTCCATGAGTACATAAATATTATAGTCATTATAGTCATTGCTCAGACAAAACTATAGCAAATGTATACATTTAAATGTCGGATAAACCCAAATCACCAAGACTTTAAAATTTCTAGAAATCAGAGGCCACAGAAGCACCTGTTATCATacatttcatgatataatatttattgtaAATAAACTTATCACTCCTCATAAGTAATGTAAATACCTATTTAATGTGGCATAAAAGAGCCCATCAGTTTTCCCCCTTAAGTCTGCTCTACTTAAAGATTATCACAGCCATTCACCGCTGTGAGGCTATCCCCTGGGTAATGTTAATTAGGCTAATTTGAGCCAGTACACATCAACATAGCTGACAATAGCTGGTGATCAAGCTTCCAAGTTTTCAAAGCCTTTTATCCGAGCTGAATGACAACTGGATTTCAAGTCCAGTGATGCCCCTGGGAGAGCTCTGGCAGGTTTAGAATGATAATGTTGTCTTAGTGTTGCAACATTTACAATAACAagcttttccctctctcttcccattCCACTTATCCAGAACAGAAACTGTAGGAATGTTTTAGAATCACACTGGTAATGAATCACACATTGCAAAGTGATGTTACTTCATAAATAGCTGTAAATAAacgtgagagaaaaaaaaaaaaaaaaaaaaaaaaacagtttccacAGTGTCACTTTCAACACCAACAACCCAGAGAAGGTTAAGAAAATGAACTATTTACTCTTTTCATTATTACAAGTCTGGTCATAAAATCAGTTGCCTCCCATGACACAAGAATTactttaaaaatatgaaaataacagTTCCGTACCTTTAAGAAAGGGGAGAAAGATAAGGAGTACCATGAAGTACCAGTGGTCCTTTTGTACAGCTTCCATCTTGCCCCACTGAGGGAGAATGAAAGCTGCATTGATGAGATGAGTGGAGAGGCACCGAAGCTGCACTTCCTGCTagctctgtggctgcagagaaACACTTGAGCTACCAGGGCACACTTCATGCTAGCCCACTGTTAGCTCATTCCACACAGAGGGGCACTTTATCACCAGAGCTGGGAATGGGTGGCAAGCTTATGGCATAGTGCTGCATGGTGGTTTTCAAATTTAAGTTACTTtcttggttgtttgtttgttaaaattctACAGAAACTGTCCTCGGTGTCTTGAAATTCTGGGAACTACATATTAACTATTTATTAACTTATTAACTCACAATTTCATTACTTATAAAGGGAAACTAACTGTGTTAGTTAGTGCGAGTCAGGTTTGCTGTGTTGTGGTGTACCAGTCTGACACCAAAGCTCTTATCACTACATCCACACATTTTTGTGTTaaaaccactgctgacaaaCTTCCTGACATATTTAttcttctcctccagctgacaataaaatacatttagagTGTCGGTAGTATGTGCAACTTTTGGTTACAATATACAGAATATTCGCTATCTTGTATCACTGAAGTGAAACCACAGGGGACCCAAGCTAACATCTGCCACTTGGCACTTTAATATCCCAATGAATTAAAATTTAATCTGTACAAAATAGTACAAAAccatataaataatataacaatacaaTCAGCTATTCAACAGCTGGGTCAGGTTTTCAAGGCACTTCAACAAGTAGGCGTTCATGGGCTCCTGCTTCTTCTCTGCATCTGCAAGTtgagagggggaaaaattacggcacagcagagagaaactaGTTCAATAAAACCGTAAACAATGGAGCACATGAAAAATTACACTGAGATTTGATGCCAGGACAGATTCAGATGTGCCTTCATCAAAGTGAGTGAATGCATACCCCTTTTAGAAATGGTGTGTGCCTCCTTGAGTTTCAATTGAACAGAGGGACACTTCAAAGTGGTCTTGGCCTATGAGGGGAAATTACAAAGACAGATTAAGAAGAGTTGTGTTGATGAGCCAGAATCATGGGGACTGAGTGTTTCTATTTATAATAGCATAGGAGGAAAAAAGATTGGCCAGCTGCATGTGAGAGGATAATGAAACTTTCACATAGATTTATCCATGTCTTACAGGCACAGGCCCAGATAGAATGAGGACACTCCGGGACTTTATTTGACATATATTGCCAATAAACTCCAATATTAGCCAATAAATGTACACCATGGAGTTTTAgtgcttgtgtgcatgcctctgtgtgcgtgtttgtgtgtgtgtgtgtgtgtgtgtgtgtgtgtgtgtgtgtgtgtgtgtataccctCTGATTGTTGTGGAGCAGGGCCCAAAGTGCAGACGCTCCCATGGTGCGGGTCTCTATCTCTTTACTTTCTAAACAGATCATCAACACCCTCATAGCCTCGGctgtgaagaaaaagaaaagatatgCAGAAAGTGAGGTACTCATCAATAATGAAACAGCTATCATttagtgggtgggtgggggagcAGTGTGTGCTAATAAATCATACTATGATCTACAGTTTTTGGTGCAAATTACCACTTACTACAGTAGAAATGAAAGTCTCACTTTTCCTTTATCTGTATCATTTCTCTACATTGACAATAAGTTTAGTTGCACATTCGCACACAACTGAAAGGAAAGTTGACAATGGAAACATGGTCATGTCACTCATTTCGGTGCACATGTTGGAATCAGTTCAATTttttcacacaacaaacacagtaTAGGTGATCTTTACACAGGAAGCCACACCATGAAGCCACATCG
Coding sequences within it:
- the cd226 gene encoding CD226 antigen isoform X1; its protein translation is MEAVQKDHWYFMVLLIFLPFLKVTIQQREATVTVRLEEGMVLGCLCPWDGNFSMVSWTKVPDKNPIAVFHPEYGVAFSHLYRERIEFLRTTPMDGSITMRNVTHRDVGLYHCSVQTFPQGSWSRNIRIDDSNEPLENENTETPTPEVIEADTEVVAKRNDNLTISCNHEHNGTVYQVVVERLPHGQPWDIIGMCKVVDGGLVGEDFTERGRVSCADSLDVSLQLTDVTEEDGGFYRCHFSTDAGVQTTTVLLTVPSPGEFSLSVYMMYIYTGAGLAGLTLLIVILILAVRLGKKNRREEYRVKLHPSQRQPNYYENIPMHGRMGKKPKHRRDCPVYANLQVVQSHKTKRVSAL
- the cd226 gene encoding CD226 antigen isoform X2; this translates as MEAVQKDHWYFMVLLIFLPFLKVTIQQREATVTVRLEEGMVLGCLCPWDGNFSMVSWTKVPDKNPIAVFHPEYGVAFSHLYRERIEFLRTTPMDGSITMRNVTHRDVGLYHCSVQTFPQGSWSRNIRIDDSNEPLENENTETPTPEVIEADTEVVAKRNDNLTISCNHEHNGTVYQVVVERLPHGQPWDIIGMCKVVDGGLVGEDFTERGRVSCADSLDVSLQLTDVTEEDGGFYRCHFSTDAGVQTTTVLLTVPSPGEFSLSVYMMYIYTGAGLAGLTLLIVILILAVRLGKKNRREEYRVKLHPSQRQKWRQWHRE